The window AGATAAATTCTTTAACTCGATGAGTATTCGTTTTGTTTGATAAACTAAGATATACAGTAAGTTGGCAACTATGATACCATCACAAGTTAGCAACGGAAGCCGTCATCCCAACTCTAGACCCATTAAGTCTTTGGGATATTTATCACTCCAAAAGTTTATCGCGGAGTTATCCAAAAGTCGTCAGGAGTTAAGTTTCTTTGCTGAGCTGGTAAACCAAAGGGTTGACAGAAAATCGTTGGTCATGAACGAATTCTAAAACCATAGTTGTAATTGACTGAAAATAGTCGAGAGAAAATCGTTGTTGGTGAACGAGTTCTAAAACCACCATTTTAGTTGACTGAAAACTGAGAAGGAATAATATAACTTTCTGGCTCAAGGGGACCGGATGTAGCTAGTACATCAGTACGTGAACTAGTATAAAAATTCTCTATGCCGATTTTACTTTACTACTTTACTTTAATATACCTTGATACATCTAACTATTACTCTGAAGTTATTGAATTTATCTGCAGATACAGAAAAACTCCATTCTAGTCGACTAATTTTTAATAGAACACAATTCACCGCCACCCTCCTCTAGTGTTTCCACATAAAACTCTAGATTCACACACAATTGGAAGAATATATTTATTCAATAGGCAAAGAGAAACATccctaattatttttaaaaatgggaTTCAAAAAATGAAAAGTGTTATGCAGCTTCAAAgaaatttgagattttgattAGAAGAACAATAATTGAACTCTCtgtaaaattttcaaatcatgtATTATTGAAGCTGGAGTACTGCACGGCTTAGTTATGGGATTAATTCGATGCAGTTTCTAAGAAATATGGAAGAtcttatagtaaaaaatatttaattttatcttcTTACTTCTACTACGAAATCTCTTGGAAACTGTATAAGATTGTCCCCATGACATCACGTTGACGGCTGCCTAAAGCAATATTTGAAAACACTATTCGGCTACGGATATTAGTAGATGGACTGAAGAGAAATTTTCGTTATTAATGTGCGCGCAATGTCAGTGAAAAGAAACCGCTATCCGCTAAAAACGGGGTCTGAATCATTAAGATTTCATCCCAAAGACTCAACAGACTAAAAGAAGTCACCAAGAATAACATAAATCGAGATGGAAAAACATCATGAGTTTCTAATATATCACAATTAGAAAAGTACGCACCAATCCCTCGTGGAGAAAAGACCTTGAATGAAGCTTCCATGGCTTCTTTATAGTTTTCTTCATCAATTGTGATCATCTTGGACTTAATTAAATCCTATGGCATTCAAGAAATTGACCAAATCACCTTATATGGACTGAAATAGAGCAATTAAGGATGAAATTTTAGAAGCATATAAGAATATATTTGACCTTGAATTGCCTTTTCTCTTCCCTGGTCGACGGAAGATTTCCACCATGAGTATTTGCCCATTCCTCCGCTATCTTAACAAGGATAATAATATATGGCGTGTGTTTATGTACAACAGCATCAGTTGTGTTCAGATCAATCGTTTCTGTGAACCTGTACGGGATACGTATGAAATCAGCCCCTTCCTTTCTTTATCCTTTGCATTCTTTTGAATGGTGgggttgtttggtttggtttaccAATCATTGTATAACGTTATGTACTAACCAATCAAGCGTTTGTTTCGTGTTCTCAATTTTTGCATAGTTAATACTGTAAAAGTTATACCTCAAATGCTGTATTATATTTTACACGTAAGAGATGGAATAGTAATACAGGTATTAGTAATACCTGAATAAACATCCAAGAAGACAAAAGCACCTAATATCAACATTCATCTTCAAAACCGTTTCAGAAGCTCAACAACAAAGGAGAAAGTTACAACAGTGGTTGTCCTCCATTCAATACTCCTCTGATTGTTGAACATAACAATCAACAAGATTATCTTCTTCAACATTTATCCTTCTGCAGATTAAAACTTTTATTCTAACACTACCTTTTCCATTCATTTTGTTTACCCTCTAAATGCTTTTCTAACCAGTGTCCCTGGCATACTCCAAAACCAAcaaatttttgtttgttttagcatgaatgtgtgtgtgtgtctcaGTTTTGGGTATGGAAGAACACTTTCAGTGTGACACTGGGATTGGGAGGCCAAAGGGACGTAAAAGGGTTAGTGGAACAGAGATGGAGTAAGCTTCGAGAAAGTTTAGAATTTGAAGAGGTTTTAGAAATGAAACCTCTTTTATGATCTGACAAGAAAATGGTGATATCATCTCATTGATGATCTGCCAAGAATATGGTGATATCATCCACGACTCGGAAGAAAAGGATAATGTTATAGCCTTACTCCCTAGAATATCTTTTTCGATAATAATGGTGTCCAAGCCAACTTGTGCATCTCTATTATTTCACCAGTACCTGCTACCTTCCACCACATAAATATCGGTAAGTTTGCCCATCGAGACTTAGCTAGATGAAAAGAATCACGTAGTAATTTGTCTCTCCTGAAATTTGAATCCTGGTCTCCGGGGTTTATACCCATTTGATTGACCCCTATACTACACTCTTGGATGCCCCTACTTCCTGGCATATACTCCTCACTCCTCAAAATCATCCTTAGAAATATAAGACACAAGGGTGCATGTGTTTAAAAATACGAGATGGCGCTCAGCAAACAGATCAGTATCCATTGTAGAACTCTAACATGTCAAGCACAGAGGAAAGCACAACGAAAAGGCCGACCTGGTAAGTTCTGGCCATGGGTTATTAAGCCGAAGATCATCTAGAAAATGATCAGGTTTCGATTCAATTACTGTATGTTCCTGCAGACGAAAGATAAAATTTTGGTTAACACAGAAATATACCATGTTTGCTGAGAGCTTTATCAAACGAACTCATCGTTAATTATTTGCTATTTCATTGTTTCACTCTGTTCCTATAACTTGACAGTTGATTCGCTACAAGTTAATTCCTAACAATGACATCGATCCAGACAAGAAATCCATGACGATGGTCGTCACTGGTCTGGACAGTTCTCTACCAGTACTGAGTTTCAAAGTTAGATCAGTCTGAAATAACAAGAAAGCAGAATTAAGATTACCTTCACACCGATTCTAACAAAACCCATGAGGCCATAGGAACGtgcaaatatcaaaataatatttgcCTCCCGACAGATTCTATCCAATTTCACCATAGAATCTGAAACCAGCTGAAACAGAAAAGACAAAGCAAAAGAGAAAATTGTCAGAAATTCGCTTGTGCTGGTATCTGCTGATAGAGCCATATTACACATTTAAATGACCTAAATGGCAAAGGAAACGGATCATTACTTTGCTTGAATCTTTGTTCTTTTTTTAAGGGGGGAGGGGGTTGTTCTTGCTTCTACAATTAAAGATTCGATAACCTGCTATCATAATTATGCAGATACCAGAACTACTAGTTCACTTTTCCAAATCAGCATGTTCCTACCTCTTTCATAGAAGACAAATATGATTCTATTTAACATGTTTAAGACtatagaaatattagaaaaattgCAACGCAAAGTACAAGTATCAGAAGTACAGAGACGCTCAAAACTCAACATACTACACAGTAGACAAGAAGTGTCGAGAAATAATTTTAACTCACAGTTGAGCGGCATAATTGTCAGAACTCTTCAAAATTGACATGCTACACAGCAGACAGAAGCTTCTGGAATTTCTCCAGTCATAAACAAAATCAGAATTTAGATAAAGCAGATTCTACTAAATAGTCGAGCATGAAACTGTAACAGAAGTTCTCTCAAAACAAACACGAAAAGAAAATGATACAGTTGGGTGTTTATAACATTATATGACAAGGGAGTGTGTATATgtcatatgtgtgtgtgtgtgtgtgtgtgtgtgtgtataaacaagtgtgtatatatatataaacacagacacacacatacacatataggGAGGCAGTATAAGGAAGTTTTTCTGATAAAGAAATTCAACTATGAAAAGAGTCGAGAACACATGATCCTGCCAAACTCAAATGTTTTTACGAGTACAAGATGATTCATGTGACCTGTGTAGCTATGACCAAGGTAAACTGAGAAAAGAATGATGGATTTGTCTCAATTAGTTCCTCCGGGAAATCTTCTATAAACTTAGCTTTAACAACATCATTTAACTCTTGAAGAAATGCACATACACACTTTGCCTTCGATTCTCCAACACTTGATTCATCAACTACCAGAAATAGGAGAGAAAAAATAAGTCCATGGTAAAGACAGGGCTTTCCAAAACTGTAGATGTATACGCATACAAAGAACCACGTAACATACCCATGAAATTATTTCCAAGATCACCAACTTCAACCTTGGAACCATCAACAACAGTGATGCTTCCAACCCCTCCAAGAACAAGATTTTTCAAAGTTTCAGAACCGGTTGGACCACAGTTAAGTAAGCAGATACTGGCTTTCTCCAATGCAGCTTGTCCTTGCTCACCCCATATCCTGCAAAAGAGCTTCATTATTATCTCCAATTTTCGCAAACTTTAAGGGCACATATGGCACTTTTTCTCTTATTAATCAACTAATTAGGTTAATTCGGGGTTCCATTTAAATTAAGAGCATATTTAGACCAACTATTGAACAGTAAGGCCATATGTAAGTTACAACTATTAACAAAGGGCATATCTGCTCAATTTTAATACTTCAAGGATATATCTAGACCCTTTCCATTCTAAATATAGAAAGGTATCATTCTTTTTGCGATAGAGTAACAATGAAAATgcatcacataaattgggacaaaagGAGTATCTATTTTTATGATGAATGTGGGCAAAAAAATTCAAGTCCTACAGTTAACATATTCTTAACACAGTAAATGATACTccctctgtctcaatttatgtggagCCCTTTCCTTTTTAGACCGTCCCAAAGAAAATGTTATCTTTCCTAATTTGGCAACTATCTAATGGCATCATCCACTTTAGCCTTATTGGGTCCCACTTAACACTTTATTATAAAAAAGTCAACTAAAAGTAAGCATTAAAGTGACTTTAATAAGGGAAACTGATAAACATAACAAAGTCttaccttatttcttaaactcatTTCCGGTCAAACGGTGCCACATAATTGGGACGGATGAAGTATGTAACTTGTGTGATGTGTAAATCGTATCTGCCTTATACGCCTTACAATTTGTAGTCTTCGTATTCTTATCATCATCTATGGTGTTTTATCATTCTCAAATAAACTGACTGTTCACTATATACCATCTCTATGCGTATCAAAGACTCTAAGTACCTCAGTCCTAAGTGCCCTCCATAAGACCAGCAAAGAGTTATTTAGTTCAAATCCACGTGAATATGCAAGATATGACACCTTGCCAAACCTTAAGCAACACATAGGGAAAACAAAACAGGAAAAGTagtgaaaaaagaaaatcaagccaaGCAGGTTCAATAAGTCGTTGCATTGTCCATGTAAGTAAGTATGAGAAACGGTTCAACTGAAATTTCCATTTGGAATAAGAAGACAGTTACAAACATGATCAATCTTTATAACACGCAAATATGAGCGAAACAAGTTATTATTATCCACAAAATGAACCATAAATAATATAACAACAAATACAACTTCAGCATCTACAGAAAAACATGTTTTACATAATCCAATTGACAATCCAAATAACAGCACTAAACATGTGTCTACTTAACACAGTTGACAATCTtgggggtcatttggtagagtgtagtaaaaaaataatgcatgcattaatctTGTGTACTACTAACACCTTGTTTGGTATCATTTTTAGcatatgtataactaatgcttacattagttatatactctattgtgtattgaggtgtgtattgtTAATACCACTCTTTTCCAATGTATTGCTAATGCAAAGGattttaatacatgcattagctTAGTTAATGACATTATTACCCCTCAAATTCCTCTCAAAACATTTTCCATTCTCTTTTCCTACAATATTATATTTTTCCCGTTTCTTTTCATAGTTCTACAGCAATTAAACAAGTAATTCCCATTTTTTTGTTCCTTTGAGCTAGAAGCTTGCTGCATTCATAGCCAAACAACTGGACCAAACCAacaaaaaattaagatttttcatTATAAAAGTTGCTTCAATGCAACATATGACATCTGATAAATAATCAGCATTTAGCAAATTCGTCAGCATATTGATTCAATATTTCGTTGTTCTAAAATTTTGACATCTTCTTAGTTTTGCTGCTTGGCTTTGTTCATCATTGAAGTAAGACTCATATGAACCAGATTACTCgatcaaaaaaagaagataactGTTTAGATCAAAGAGGTTTAATATCACAGCTGTAGcaattataatttaatttgaaagcATACGTTAATggaaaaatttttgtttttaaatatacTATGAATTTAAAAGGTTAAACAATATTGTTGAAAAAGAAAGTGTACAAAGTTaaagaggatatttttgtaaacaaacattattttataaaaattaagtcTTATATATTTGTttctaatacatcaaaccaaacagaATATAGGaaataatgttagcataactaataccagcattactaatgcaagcattactaatacaccttatACAGCATTAtccttatacactctaccaaacgaccccttagtgttTTGGCTAGCTTGTGTGCACCTTGAGACTAATTCCACAGGCACGTGCTACCTCCCACTAGCATAGGTACCGGATAACTCTACTCATCAATGCTTGGACTGTAACATTTTTATCTCTGTTGGAATTTGAACCTGAGTACTCGTGGTTCTCATCCTTGACTTAAAACTCAAAAGTATTTATTATTGGAACAAAGTGGACCTCAGTATAGAGGATGACCCAACTGACCTAAGTTATTTTGGATTGAGTCATAATTCAGTGATATTTCctttaggcataatacataaacttaCACTCAAACTGGGCCTCCACTAGAAAGTAAGCATTTCAACTTTGAGAGTGCACATCTATACACCTCAATTTGGTTTCAACTGACAAACAAAACACTCCAACTCATCCTTATTGTGTCTCGTACACACCCCACACTGACATGGCACATAAATATTAGAAGTGTCTAGATAATTATTTTGTATGTTGGAGTATACGACGATACAATAGAGACAATTGAACCTGATGCTGACGTGTCACATAAATATTGGAGGTGTCTAGATGATTATTTTGTATGCTGGAGTATTCATTCAACTTGACACAATTGAGACAGTTGAACCTAATGCTAACATGGCACATAAATATTGAAGGTGTCCAGATGATTATTTTGTATGTTGGAGTATTCAACGACAAAATGGAGATAGTTGAACACGTGTTACAGCTGCATACATGATTATTTTGTATGTCAGGAGCATTCAATGACACAATGGAGACGGTTGAACCCAATGTTTGACGTGACACATAAATATTGGAGTTCTCCAGATGATGCAAAATTATTTTGTATGTTGGAGTATTCAATTGTATACTAGTTGAGGTGCCTTTACATGTATACAGTTAAAATTAAAGTGTTTACTCATCAACCGAGACCGTGAATGAATACGAAAGAGATCATAAGGAAAATTATATAAACCATATAGCAAAAAGATCACCTGAGCTGTCGATCGTATTTGACTTTGGGTTCCGCCATTCTTATTACTTATTTGGGACTTTTGAAGCGCAGCGAGGATTTAAGGCTTGTAGATTATTCACGCAAAACCTTAGAAGGAATTGGGGTATTGGGTAGGCGGCTCGGGcagaaaaaatgacaaaatggTCACTTGTGTTTTGA of the Capsicum annuum cultivar UCD-10X-F1 chromosome 11, UCD10Xv1.1, whole genome shotgun sequence genome contains:
- the LOC107847673 gene encoding NEDD8-activating enzyme E1 regulatory subunit AXR1 isoform X7, which translates into the protein MAEPKVKYDRQLRIWGEQGQAALEKASICLLNCGPTGSETLKNLVLGGVGSITVVDGSKVEVGDLGNNFMVDESSVGESKAKCVCAFLQELNDVVKAKFIEDFPEELIETNPSFFSQFTLVIATQLVSDSMVKLDRICREANIILIFARSYGLMGFVRIGVKEHTVIESKPDHFLDDLRLNNPWPELTRFTETIDLNTTDAVVHKHTPYIIILVKIAEEWANTHGGNLPSTREEKRQFKDLIKSKMITIDEENYKEAMEASFKVFSPRGIAGANLQKIIDDGGTEIDSNSSDFWVMVAALKEFIANEGGGETPLEGSIPDMTSSTELYVNLQKNYQAKAEADFLVMERRIGNLLKKIGRDPASISKTNIKSFSKNARKLAVCRYRLIEEEFNSPVQPELQKYLMDEDHGYVIAQRLCKKPTLLKYFLKILLRVFTFFFEQLTGLL
- the LOC107847673 gene encoding NEDD8-activating enzyme E1 regulatory subunit AXR1 isoform X3 codes for the protein MAEPKVKYDRQLRIWGEQGQAALEKASICLLNCGPTGSETLKNLVLGGVGSITVVDGSKVEVGDLGNNFMVDESSVGESKAKCVCAFLQELNDVVKAKFIEDFPEELIETNPSFFSQFTLVIATQLVSDSMVKLDRICREANIILIFARSYGLMGFVRIGVKEHTVIESKPDHFLDDLRLNNPWPELTRFTETIDLNTTDAVVHKHTPYIIILVKIAEEWANTHGGNLPSTREEKRQFKDLIKSKMITIDEENYKEAMEASFKVFSPRGIAGANLQKIIDDGGTEIDSNSSDFWVMVAALKEFIANEGGGETPLEGSIPDMTSSTELYVNLQKNYQAKAEADFLVMERRIGNLLKKIGRDPASISKTNIKSFSKNARKLAVCRYRLIEEEFNSPVQPELQKYLMDEDHGYVIAQRLCKKPTLLKYFLKTDRFAVNYNKFPGQFDGVMDEDISRLKTTAVGLLNDLGCNSSALSEDLINEMCRYGASELHAVAAFVGGVASQEVIKLITRQFIPMSGTFIFNGIDNKSQLLLL
- the LOC107847673 gene encoding NEDD8-activating enzyme E1 regulatory subunit AXR1 isoform X4, whose amino-acid sequence is MAEPKVKYDRQLRIWGEQGQAALEKASICLLNCGPTGSETLKNLVLGGVGSITVVDGSKVEVGDLGNNFMVDESSVGESKAKCVCAFLQELNDVVKAKFIEDFPEELIETNPSFFSQFTLVIATQLVSDSMVKLDRICREANIILIFARSYGLMGFVRIGVKEHTVIESKPDHFLDDLRLNNPWPELTRFTETIDLNTTDAVVHKHTPYIIILVKIAEEWANTHGGNLPSTREEKRQFKDLIKSKMITIDEENYKEAMEASFKVFSPRGIAGANLQKIIDDGGTEIDSNSSDFWVMVAALKEFIANEGGGETPLEGSIPDMTSSTELYVNLQKNYQAKAEADFLVMERRIGNLLKKIGRDPASISKTNIKSFSKNARKLAVCRYRLIEEEFNSPVQPELQKYLMDEDHGTAAGLYILLRAADRFAVNYNKFPGQFDGVMDEDISRLKTTAVGLLNDLGCNSSALSEDLINEMCRYGASELHAVAAFVGGVASQEVIKLITRQFIPMSGTFIFNGIDNKSQLLLL
- the LOC107847673 gene encoding NEDD8-activating enzyme E1 regulatory subunit AXR1 isoform X5, which gives rise to MAEPKVKYDRQLRIWGEQGQAALEKASICLLNCGPTGSETLKNLVLGGVGSITVVDGSKVEVGDLGNNFMVDESSVGESKAKCVCAFLQELNDVVKAKFIEDFPEELIETNPSFFSQFTLVIATQLVSDSMVKLDRICREANIILIFARSYGLMGFVRIGVKEHTVIESKPDHFLDDLRLNNPWPELTRFTETIDLNTTDAVVHKHTPYIIILVKIAEEWANTHGGNLPSTREEKRQFKDLIKSKMITIDEENYKEAMEASFKVFSPRGIGANLQKIIDDGGTEIDSNSSDFWVMVAALKEFIANEGGGETPLEGSIPDMTSSTELYVNLQKNYQAKAEADFLVMERRIGNLLKKIGRDPASISKTNIKSFSKNARKLAVCRYRLIEEEFNSPVQPELQKYLMDEDHGTAAGLYILLRAADRFAVNYNKFPGQFDGVMDEDISRLKTTAVGLLNDLGCNSSALSEDLINEMCRYGASELHAVAAFVGGVASQEVIKLITRQFIPMSGTFIFNGIDNKSQLLLL
- the LOC107847673 gene encoding NEDD8-activating enzyme E1 regulatory subunit AXR1 isoform X2, encoding MAEPKVKYDRQLRIWGEQGQAALEKASICLLNCGPTGSETLKNLVLGGVGSITVVDGSKVEVGDLGNNFMVDESSVGESKAKCVCAFLQELNDVVKAKFIEDFPEELIETNPSFFSQFTLVIATQLVSDSMVKLDRICREANIILIFARSYGLMGFVRIGVKEHTVIESKPDHFLDDLRLNNPWPELTRFTETIDLNTTDAVVHKHTPYIIILVKIAEEWANTHGGNLPSTREEKRQFKDLIKSKMITIDEENYKEAMEASFKVFSPRGIGANLQKIIDDGGTEIDSNSSDFWVMVAALKEFIANEGGGETPLEGSIPDMTSSTELYVNLQKNYQAKAEADFLVMERRIGNLLKKIGRDPASISKTNIKSFSKNARKLAVCRYRLIEEEFNSPVQPELQKYLMDEDHGTLQEANSLKVLPENTAAGLYILLRAADRFAVNYNKFPGQFDGVMDEDISRLKTTAVGLLNDLGCNSSALSEDLINEMCRYGASELHAVAAFVGGVASQEVIKLITRQFIPMSGTFIFNGIDNKSQLLLL
- the LOC107847673 gene encoding NEDD8-activating enzyme E1 regulatory subunit AXR1 isoform X1, translating into MAEPKVKYDRQLRIWGEQGQAALEKASICLLNCGPTGSETLKNLVLGGVGSITVVDGSKVEVGDLGNNFMVDESSVGESKAKCVCAFLQELNDVVKAKFIEDFPEELIETNPSFFSQFTLVIATQLVSDSMVKLDRICREANIILIFARSYGLMGFVRIGVKEHTVIESKPDHFLDDLRLNNPWPELTRFTETIDLNTTDAVVHKHTPYIIILVKIAEEWANTHGGNLPSTREEKRQFKDLIKSKMITIDEENYKEAMEASFKVFSPRGIAGANLQKIIDDGGTEIDSNSSDFWVMVAALKEFIANEGGGETPLEGSIPDMTSSTELYVNLQKNYQAKAEADFLVMERRIGNLLKKIGRDPASISKTNIKSFSKNARKLAVCRYRLIEEEFNSPVQPELQKYLMDEDHGTLQEANSLKVLPENTAAGLYILLRAADRFAVNYNKFPGQFDGVMDEDISRLKTTAVGLLNDLGCNSSALSEDLINEMCRYGASELHAVAAFVGGVASQEVIKLITRQFIPMSGTFIFNGIDNKSQLLLL